In Ancylomarina subtilis, the genomic stretch AATCTTTGTTGATAACTAAACATGCAAATACTAGTATACTTTTAGCCATGAGATTACTTTTGTGACTCAAATTAGATTTTGAAATCCTTAATTTAAGGATCTTGATTGATCCGTTTTTGACGATTACAGTAATGACACGTATCCATCTAAATTTTTTGTCGATAAATGAAATTGGCTAACCGCATATTAAAAAAATACTTCGGATACGATAAATTCCGCCCTTTACAGGATGAAGTTATTCAGTCCATACTTAATGGGAATGATACTCTGGTCATAATGCCTACGGGTGGAGGAAAATCCTTGTGCTATCAAATTCCGGCTCTTATGATGGAAGGAGTTGCCATTGTTGTATCGCCTTTGATTGCTTTAATGAAAGATCAGGTTGAAGGCTTGCAAGCCAATGGCGTAAAAGCTGGTTTTTTGAATAGTTCTCAGTCTTCTCAAGTACAAAATGAGATTATTGAAGATGTGCATGAAGGAAAAATAAAATTGCTTTACGTTTCACCTGAAAAGTTGGTGAGCCAGGATTTTTATTATCTGTTATTGCAATTGAAGGTCAATTTATTTGCGGTAGATGAGGCGCACTGTATTTCGGTGTGGGGACACGATTTTCGTCCGGAATATTCTAAAATGGCCTATCTGAAAAAGCACTTTCCACTGGTTCCTGTTGTTGCACTAACGGCAACGGCTGATAGTTTGACTCAAAAAGATATTATTCGCCAATTGGGATTGGATGAACCCAAGCTTTTCCTTTCGTCTTTTGATCGTCCTAATTTGAGTTTAAAAGTGGCTCCGGGAAAGGATAAGTTTAAAAGTATTCTGGGATTTCTTCGTCAGCGCCCCCATCAATCCGGTATTATTTATTGTTTGAGTCGTAAGGCTTGTGAAGGATTGTCTGAGAAATTGAGAAATTCGGGTGTTAATGCGAGTTATTATCATGCAGGTTTATCGCCGGAAGATAGAGCTAAGCGTCAGGAAGATTTTATAAACGACACGGTGCCTATCATTTGTGCAACCATTGCCTTCGGAATGGGGATTGATAAATCAAATGTTCGTTGGGTAATACATTATAATTTGCCACGGAACATCGAGTCATATTATCAGGAAATTGGTCGTGCCGGACGTGATGGCTTGAAGGCTGATACGCTTTTGTTTTATAGTTTCTCTGATGTCATTGTTCATCGTAAATTTATCGAAGAATCGGCTTTGAAAGAGGTTTCACATGCCAAGCTTGAACGCATTCAGCAGTTTTGTGATGCTCAAATTTGCCGAAGAAAGATTCTATTAAGCTATTTTGGCGAACATTTGGAAGAGGATTGTGGCAATTGTGATGTGTGTAAAGATCCGCCACAACAATTTGATGGAACTTTGATTGCACAAAAAGCGCTTTCTGCCGTCTTTCGTTTAAAAGAACAAGTGGCTGCAGGAACGGTGATTGATGTTCTTAGAGGTTCCTCACGACAGGAAATTCTTTCGAGAGGCTACAATACAATTAAAACCTACGGAGCTGGTAAGGATGTGCCTCATCAGGATTGGCAACAATATATGCTTCAACTGTTGAATTTAGGTTACATTTCGGTTGCTTATGACGAAGGGAATGCACTTAAATTGACAGAGCAGAGTAAGGAAGTCTTGTTTAGTGGTCGAAAAGTTAACTTGGTGCATTTAGCAACAATGAAATCTGAAGTTCAAAAAGCACCTGTGGTTGCTAAACCTGCTAAACAGATATACAGGGAAGATTTGTTTGAGGCTCTGCGCAAGTTGCGTTTAAAAATCTCTAGATCATCTCGTATTGCGCCATACTTGGTGTTCTCAGATGCGACTTTAAACGAAATGGTTGAAGAAAAGCCGACAAGTGAATTTGCAATGAAAATGATTTCGGGTGTTGGTGAACGTAAATACCAACTCTACGGTGAGTTGTTTATTAACGAAATACTTGAATTCGAGCAAAAAAAGAATCAAGAGGCCAAAAAGAGCAGTCAATCCTTTTATGAAACGTATGAGTATTATAAGCAAGGGTATTCGGTTGATGAAATTGCTCAAATTCGTCGCATCAACCCTGTGACAATCTATTCTCACTTGGCTTCGCTGTATGAGAAAGGTGCTGATATTGATATTTTGTCCTTTTTACATGCCAGTGAGTTAGAGCGCATTGAAAGTGCTGTTCGCCAATTGGGGCATCTAAATACCAAGGCTTTATATCTTCATATGAACGAGGAAATAGCCTATTACAAAATAAGACTTGCCACTTCATATCTAAAAATGTTTGCCGAGGCTTAATAAAGTATATCACCAATGCATAATCCAGCTTGATGTTGTTTTATAAATCATAAAATAATTCAAAAAAAGACCTTTCTTCAAAACTCTTTTTTTTATATTTCGATACTTAAAATTAGAACTATGATAAAAGCCATAATCGTTGACGATGAGATGAAGAGCCAATCTTCTCTATTTAAATTATTGGAAAGATTTTGCCCCGAAGTTGAGGTTATTGGCTTTGCTTGTAATGTGCAAACAGCTGTAGAGCTTATTAATCAGGAAAATCCAGAACTTGTATTCTTGGATATTTCTATGCCTGATGGCGATGGTTTTG encodes the following:
- the recQ gene encoding DNA helicase RecQ — encoded protein: MKLANRILKKYFGYDKFRPLQDEVIQSILNGNDTLVIMPTGGGKSLCYQIPALMMEGVAIVVSPLIALMKDQVEGLQANGVKAGFLNSSQSSQVQNEIIEDVHEGKIKLLYVSPEKLVSQDFYYLLLQLKVNLFAVDEAHCISVWGHDFRPEYSKMAYLKKHFPLVPVVALTATADSLTQKDIIRQLGLDEPKLFLSSFDRPNLSLKVAPGKDKFKSILGFLRQRPHQSGIIYCLSRKACEGLSEKLRNSGVNASYYHAGLSPEDRAKRQEDFINDTVPIICATIAFGMGIDKSNVRWVIHYNLPRNIESYYQEIGRAGRDGLKADTLLFYSFSDVIVHRKFIEESALKEVSHAKLERIQQFCDAQICRRKILLSYFGEHLEEDCGNCDVCKDPPQQFDGTLIAQKALSAVFRLKEQVAAGTVIDVLRGSSRQEILSRGYNTIKTYGAGKDVPHQDWQQYMLQLLNLGYISVAYDEGNALKLTEQSKEVLFSGRKVNLVHLATMKSEVQKAPVVAKPAKQIYREDLFEALRKLRLKISRSSRIAPYLVFSDATLNEMVEEKPTSEFAMKMISGVGERKYQLYGELFINEILEFEQKKNQEAKKSSQSFYETYEYYKQGYSVDEIAQIRRINPVTIYSHLASLYEKGADIDILSFLHASELERIESAVRQLGHLNTKALYLHMNEEIAYYKIRLATSYLKMFAEA